The sequence TTAATTATACAAGATATTTTATTAATGACCGGTGATTTTAGCACTAACATAATACTGTTGATTTCTGTTGGTTTAATTGCTGGGGCAGTTGGTAAATCTGCTCAATTCCCGTTGCATACTTGGTTGCCAGATGCAATGGAAGGCCCAACACCTGTTAGCGCCTTAATTCATGCCGCTACCATGGTTGCAGCAGGTGTGTTTTTACTAGTTAGATTCTTTGATTTTATAAGTGCTAGTTCTGCATCTTTATTGATTATATCCATCATTGGATGCACTACTTCGTTATTAGGAGCATCTATAGCTTTGGTGATGAATGATATCAAGAAGGTTTTAGCTTACTCAACGATAAGTCAACTAGGATATATGTTTATGGCAATCGGTATTGGAGCTCCGGCAATTGCTATGTTTCATTTAGTTACACATGCATTTTTTAAGGCACTATTATTTTTAGGCGCTGGAAATGTCAGCCATGCAGTACATAGCTTTGAAATGGAAAAAATGGGTAATTTAAAGAGTAAAATGCCTGTAACCTATTATACTTTTATTTTAGGTTCTTTGAGTTTAGTAGGTATTTTCCCTCTTGCTGGGTTTTGGAGCAAAGACGAAATCATCAATACTGCGTACCATGGTGCAAATTTAGCTTCTACAATTGTTTTAATTGGTAGTTTGATTGGTGTAATAATGACAGCTTTTTATACCTTTAGAATGGTATTTCTTACTTTTAATGATCGTATTAAATCTTCAAAAAGTATAGAAATCGAAGAGTCTCCTAAAACCATGCTTGTACCTGTTATTATCTTGTCAATTTTTGCAGTAATAACCGGATTTCTTATAAATCCTCCAATAGATATATTCATGTTCGAAAAACATTGGTTTTTACATTATCAACATCATAAAATAATTAATATTAATTTGTTGATTGCAACAATTTCCACATTGTTAGCTATTTTAGGTATAACCGCAGCATGGATATTTTATAAAAATAGAAATCTTACCAATAGGTTATTTACAAATGCAAGTATAAGCCACATATTACATAAGAAATGGTTTTTCGATGATCTTTATGAATTTATAATAGTTAAACAAATATTTTATCGTTTTATAACTCGAATGATACAAATATTTGATGACGTAATTATTAATCGATTCTCTGATTTGGTTGGTAGTCTGGCTAAAAGCCTTGGCCGTCCAGTAGCTTTTTTCCAAAATGGTTCTGTTCAGTTCTACGGGTTAATTCTTACTATATTTTATGGTTTAGTTGTTACTTTAGGGGTGTTGTATCTTTATGTTGTTTCATAAAAATAGAAGGTATATAAATACATGTTAACTATATTGATTTTCATACCAATATTGGGCGCTTTGATTATTCCTTTGATAAGAAATAATTCAAATTATATTAAATTCTGGGCTTTGATAATTACAGGCCTTGAATTGCTCATTTCAGTTTTCATGTTGATTAATTTTGACTTATCTAAAAATGGGTATCAATTTGTAGAAAGCTATGAATGGATTCCTTCACTTGGTATCTCTTATCATCTTGGGGTAGATGGATTAAGCTTGCCATTAGTTTTTTTGACAACTTTATTATTTGTTTGTGCTATTTCAATTTCAATTCCTATTAAAACACGTGTTGCAGAATACTTTTTCTGGTTTTTAGTTTTAGAAACTTCAGTATTAGGTGTTTTTGTTTCGTTGGATCTTG comes from SAR202 cluster bacterium and encodes:
- the nuoL gene encoding NADH-quinone oxidoreductase subunit L, yielding MLEIEIIISLIFVTPLIVAFINTLLITFGENTDVRMGSYFSIIGILISFIFSIYIFSLAYGDDYYKISASFEWFSIGKLPILFGYYVDFVTASMLLVVTGVSLLVQVYSLGYMEGDKGLIRYYTYLSLFTSSMLGVVLSINILQMYFFWELVGVCSYLLIGFWFDRNSARNAAKKAFLITRIGDVGFLFAILLIFSNGLSLIDKGLNPLIIQDILLMTGDFSTNIILLISVGLIAGAVGKSAQFPLHTWLPDAMEGPTPVSALIHAATMVAAGVFLLVRFFDFISASSASLLIISIIGCTTSLLGASIALVMNDIKKVLAYSTISQLGYMFMAIGIGAPAIAMFHLVTHAFFKALLFLGAGNVSHAVHSFEMEKMGNLKSKMPVTYYTFILGSLSLVGIFPLAGFWSKDEIINTAYHGANLASTIVLIGSLIGVIMTAFYTFRMVFLTFNDRIKSSKSIEIEESPKTMLVPVIILSIFAVITGFLINPPIDIFMFEKHWFLHYQHHKIININLLIATISTLLAILGITAAWIFYKNRNLTNRLFTNASISHILHKKWFFDDLYEFIIVKQIFYRFITRMIQIFDDVIINRFSDLVGSLAKSLGRPVAFFQNGSVQFYGLILTIFYGLVVTLGVLYLYVVS